From the Senegalimassilia faecalis genome, one window contains:
- a CDS encoding CarD family transcriptional regulator yields MANVGDTVIFKHHVCTIAEKREKYFDNKDYWELHAVFERSLKLFVACDAAKPPIMRPVMQKQEALDLIDSIAGAEPADVDDNLPATANTSSLKQRHMKETYDAYLKTLSPKDLVPIIKTCHERTLAREENGHHATAVDKKYLDLAEGLLCDELAISLDIPREEVQDFLVKRIKEAEAKLNE; encoded by the coding sequence ATGGCCAACGTCGGCGATACTGTCATCTTCAAACACCACGTGTGCACCATCGCGGAAAAACGTGAAAAGTATTTCGACAACAAGGATTATTGGGAACTGCACGCCGTATTTGAACGATCACTGAAGCTGTTCGTCGCCTGCGATGCCGCAAAACCGCCCATCATGCGCCCCGTCATGCAGAAGCAAGAGGCGCTTGACCTCATCGATTCCATAGCCGGCGCTGAACCGGCAGACGTCGACGACAACCTGCCCGCAACGGCCAACACGTCGTCGCTCAAGCAGCGTCACATGAAGGAGACGTACGACGCGTACCTGAAAACGCTGTCGCCAAAGGATCTGGTCCCTATCATCAAAACGTGCCACGAACGCACGCTGGCCCGCGAAGAAAACGGCCACCATGCAACGGCGGTTGACAAGAAGTATCTGGACCTTGCGGAAGGCTTGCTGTGCGATGAGCTGGCCATTTCGTTGGATATTCCACGTGAGGAGGTGCAGGATTTCCTGGTGAAGCGCATTAAGGAAGCGGAAGCGAAGTTGAACGAGTAG
- a CDS encoding YczE/YyaS/YitT family protein produces the protein MQANEKLSVTNLLVRRWISYCIGLFLVALAISCSVKSGLGISPASSMAYVAGLANGWSMGTWTAIFYTSFVVLQIILKGRAFELKNLLQVPVSMAFGVVVDFTNLLFSFAHDPTNYAAQLGYLGLSLIIMGFGYVYYLPPNIIALPSEGVMQGISYRFGLKNSTAKLIWDPLCVIATFAISLTCLGGIVGIREGTIVAAFGNGLALKIFMKLFKEKLSDPLLGVKSTSVVQAAQGQLG, from the coding sequence ATGCAAGCAAATGAAAAGCTCAGCGTTACCAACCTCTTGGTGCGCCGTTGGATATCCTATTGCATCGGACTGTTTCTTGTGGCCCTGGCCATTTCATGCTCCGTGAAATCAGGCCTGGGCATCTCGCCGGCATCATCAATGGCCTACGTGGCGGGCCTTGCGAACGGCTGGTCGATGGGCACCTGGACCGCCATCTTCTACACCAGCTTCGTCGTGCTGCAAATCATCTTGAAAGGCCGCGCGTTCGAACTGAAAAACCTCCTGCAGGTGCCCGTGTCCATGGCGTTCGGTGTGGTGGTAGACTTCACGAACTTACTGTTCTCGTTCGCACACGACCCTACGAATTATGCGGCGCAGCTGGGATATCTAGGGCTCAGCCTTATCATCATGGGCTTCGGCTACGTGTACTATCTGCCGCCGAACATCATCGCGCTGCCCAGCGAAGGCGTCATGCAGGGCATCAGCTACCGCTTCGGCCTGAAGAATTCCACGGCGAAGCTGATTTGGGATCCGCTCTGCGTCATCGCCACGTTCGCCATCTCTCTGACGTGTCTGGGCGGCATCGTAGGCATTCGCGAAGGAACCATCGTAGCCGCGTTTGGCAACGGACTGGCACTGAAGATCTTCATGAAGCTGTTCAAAGAAAAGTTGTCCGACCCACTTTTGGGCGTGAAGAGCACAAGCGTCGTGCAAGCCGCACAAGGACAACTGGGGTAG
- a CDS encoding hydrogenase maturation protease, which translates to MLSSEAVPAALRPERIAVLCVGNRLMLDDGIGPAVYDALVAQYDVPENVELLDLGCLSLAMIDRVREFDVILTVDAVDDSGEPAGTILRYAPDAMARHVGITASLHDLKLIDLFDSAALLGYQAEGLCLGMQVENASPAEATEGLTPAVHKALPLLVEVIAGELARLGSPLEKRKSINQD; encoded by the coding sequence GTGCTGAGTAGCGAAGCGGTGCCTGCTGCATTGCGGCCGGAACGCATTGCGGTGCTGTGCGTTGGCAATCGGCTGATGCTTGACGATGGCATAGGCCCTGCGGTTTACGATGCGCTGGTTGCGCAGTATGACGTTCCTGAAAACGTTGAGCTGCTTGACCTGGGGTGTTTGTCGCTGGCTATGATCGACCGTGTGCGCGAGTTTGACGTGATTCTGACGGTAGACGCCGTGGACGATTCCGGTGAACCTGCAGGTACTATCTTGCGGTACGCTCCCGATGCCATGGCGCGCCACGTAGGCATCACCGCTAGCTTGCACGATCTGAAGCTGATCGACTTGTTCGATTCCGCTGCGCTGTTAGGCTATCAAGCCGAAGGCCTGTGCTTAGGCATGCAAGTGGAGAACGCGTCACCAGCAGAAGCCACCGAAGGCCTCACGCCCGCTGTGCATAAAGCGCTTCCTTTGCTGGTAGAAGTGATAGCCGGTGAGCTGGCAAGGTTGGGAAGCCCCCTTGAGAAGCGTAAATCTATCAACCAAGATTAG
- the pheA gene encoding prephenate dehydratase: MSEATAPSFAYLGPAGTYHDEAARAFAHRLGIENPELVECPSLSEVFDCVDRGRTEYGVVATENALEGPVTATLDNFAFRSSATILGEHVLDIHHCLIMHPDATRDDVKTVVSHPQGLGQCRRYLNDKLHGIPTMTVASTADSARRAAADKSVAGIGNAFAAELYGARVEEACIEDHFGNQTSFALIGRQGHVPVLTGTKFKTSLALFLQANRPGALLMILSEFAYAGINLVKIQSRPTKQALGDYMFFVDIEGSTSDLEVQTALNCLRLKLREVKVLGSYPVE; this comes from the coding sequence ATGAGTGAAGCTACCGCTCCCTCGTTCGCCTATCTGGGCCCAGCCGGCACGTATCATGACGAAGCGGCGCGCGCGTTCGCGCATCGGCTTGGCATCGAAAACCCCGAGCTTGTCGAGTGCCCGTCGCTTTCCGAGGTGTTCGATTGCGTGGACCGCGGCAGAACCGAGTACGGCGTTGTTGCCACGGAAAACGCGCTTGAGGGCCCGGTGACCGCCACGCTTGACAACTTCGCGTTCCGCTCCAGCGCCACCATCTTGGGCGAGCACGTGCTTGACATCCACCACTGCTTGATCATGCACCCCGACGCCACGCGCGACGATGTGAAAACCGTTGTCAGCCACCCGCAGGGCTTAGGGCAGTGCCGCCGCTACCTCAACGACAAGCTGCACGGCATCCCCACCATGACCGTGGCGTCCACCGCCGACAGCGCGCGGCGCGCGGCGGCCGACAAGTCGGTGGCGGGCATCGGCAACGCGTTCGCGGCCGAGCTGTACGGCGCGCGCGTGGAAGAGGCGTGCATCGAGGACCACTTCGGCAATCAGACGTCGTTCGCGCTTATCGGCCGCCAGGGGCACGTGCCCGTGCTGACCGGCACGAAGTTCAAGACGTCGTTGGCGCTGTTCCTGCAGGCCAACCGCCCCGGCGCGCTGCTGATGATCCTGTCCGAGTTCGCCTACGCGGGCATCAACCTGGTGAAGATCCAAAGCCGCCCCACGAAGCAGGCGCTGGGCGATTATATGTTCTTCGTGGACATCGAAGGCTCCACGTCTGACCTGGAAGTGCAAACGGCCCTGAACTGCCTGCGCCTGAAGCTGCGCGAGGTGAAGGTCCTGGGAAGCTACCCCGTAGAGTAA
- a CDS encoding RrF2 family transcriptional regulator, whose protein sequence is MDITRRCDYALRILEAAYLRGDQYVSVSDISEQEDIPYAFARSIQHDLVKGGLIKTVRGARGGLALDCDPAQITLLEVLEAVQGPVSVSLCAVDSEYCKRRGGCSYNKLWMGADSLLNAYFDSITLKDLMEQGARHPAIKQAIAAAPPRARMACPVDACGGCGAAGKAGAKAAAKQKPAAGASAATASADAE, encoded by the coding sequence ATGGACATCACGCGGCGGTGCGACTACGCGTTGCGCATTTTGGAGGCGGCTTACCTGCGAGGCGACCAGTACGTGTCGGTTTCCGACATTTCCGAGCAGGAGGACATCCCGTATGCGTTTGCGCGCAGCATTCAGCACGACCTGGTGAAAGGCGGGCTCATCAAAACGGTGCGCGGCGCGCGCGGCGGTCTGGCGCTTGATTGCGACCCGGCGCAGATCACGCTGCTGGAGGTGCTTGAGGCCGTGCAGGGCCCGGTGAGCGTGTCGCTGTGCGCGGTTGATTCCGAGTATTGCAAGCGCCGCGGCGGGTGCTCGTACAACAAGCTGTGGATGGGCGCCGACAGCCTGCTCAACGCGTATTTCGACTCCATCACGCTCAAGGATTTGATGGAGCAGGGCGCGCGCCATCCCGCCATCAAGCAGGCCATTGCGGCAGCGCCGCCGCGGGCGCGCATGGCGTGCCCGGTGGACGCATGCGGCGGATGCGGCGCGGCCGGCAAGGCGGGCGCGAAGGCTGCGGCGAAACAGAAGCCGGCTGCCGGCGCTTCTGCCGCGACTGCATCTGCGGACGCGGAGTAG
- a CDS encoding hydrogenase small subunit, which produces MSAFANMLEARGVTRRDFMKLCGTVAAAAGLSQLTVPQVAQALETSVIGATKGNLYPVIWIEGASCTGCTESFAQAQTPNAAEVVLDMISLNYSETLSAAAGYSMEEAKEQTIEAGDYILIYEGAIQEGWGGNALRVAGKPGTEHLIEGAKNANAVVALGSCAVNGGWMGAKPNVTNAMGVEQYLKKAGINVPVVNIPGCPANPEWLTSVLVDVVLMKLKPADLDLNSEGKPAGIFNQTIHDNCERRGHFENGEFVYEFGSEEEKKGYCLYPLGCRGPQTKSNCGVVMWNDRRSWCVQAGAPCIGCCEANPNDPGQNWVEVNTPFIKRHRSLHIGDWDVQPTTIAVGITGLLAAALVVHGFGMKATGRMDGGADFEPKRSWDAKHPDKSVGTYEISEAEREKLYKENTGHDDPNAPKGGR; this is translated from the coding sequence ATGTCCGCTTTTGCGAACATGCTTGAGGCCAGGGGGGTCACTCGCCGCGACTTCATGAAGTTGTGTGGCACCGTGGCCGCTGCAGCCGGGCTGTCGCAGCTGACGGTCCCGCAGGTAGCCCAGGCGCTCGAGACGTCCGTCATCGGCGCCACGAAGGGCAACCTCTATCCGGTTATCTGGATCGAGGGCGCGTCCTGCACCGGTTGCACCGAGTCGTTCGCCCAGGCTCAGACGCCCAACGCCGCGGAAGTGGTGCTGGACATGATCTCGCTCAACTACTCCGAGACGTTGTCCGCAGCCGCGGGCTACTCGATGGAGGAAGCCAAGGAGCAGACCATCGAAGCCGGCGATTACATCCTCATCTACGAAGGCGCCATTCAGGAAGGCTGGGGCGGCAACGCCCTGCGCGTGGCGGGCAAGCCCGGCACGGAGCACCTGATCGAGGGCGCGAAGAACGCCAACGCCGTCGTGGCGCTGGGTTCGTGCGCCGTCAACGGCGGCTGGATGGGTGCTAAGCCCAACGTCACGAACGCCATGGGCGTCGAGCAGTACCTCAAGAAGGCCGGCATCAACGTGCCCGTGGTCAACATCCCCGGCTGCCCGGCCAACCCCGAGTGGCTCACCAGCGTGCTGGTGGACGTCGTGCTCATGAAGCTCAAGCCCGCTGACCTTGACCTCAACTCCGAGGGCAAGCCCGCCGGCATCTTCAACCAAACCATTCACGACAACTGCGAGCGTCGCGGCCACTTCGAGAACGGCGAATTCGTTTACGAGTTCGGTTCCGAAGAGGAGAAGAAGGGCTACTGCCTGTACCCGCTGGGTTGCCGCGGTCCTCAGACGAAGTCCAACTGCGGCGTGGTCATGTGGAACGACCGCCGCAGCTGGTGCGTGCAGGCCGGCGCTCCGTGCATCGGCTGCTGCGAGGCCAACCCGAACGATCCGGGCCAGAACTGGGTTGAGGTGAACACCCCGTTCATCAAGCGTCACCGTTCGCTGCACATCGGCGACTGGGACGTGCAGCCCACCACCATCGCCGTGGGCATCACGGGCCTTCTGGCCGCTGCGCTGGTTGTGCACGGCTTCGGCATGAAGGCCACCGGCCGTATGGACGGCGGCGCGGACTTCGAGCCCAAGCGCTCCTGGGATGCTAAGCACCCCGACAAGTCTGTCGGCACGTACGAGATCTCCGAGGCCGAGCGCGAGAAGCTGTACAAGGAGAACACGGGCCACGACGACCCGAATGCACCCAAGGGAGGGAGGTAA
- the nth gene encoding endonuclease III — MPRELMKDKKERALKIAERMNEHYPAAECALHYWGDPFKLTIAVLLSAQTTDKGVNKVTPALWERYPTPEALAQAEIADVESIIRTIGFYHAKAANCIKCARMVVTEFGGEIPRDMQLMQKLPGVGRKTANVVLNEAFGIVEGIAVDTHVFRIAHKLKLVGPSADTPQKTETALLKLYPRDYWGPINHQWVLFGRETCIARRPKCETCFLSDLCPSAGKK, encoded by the coding sequence ATGCCGCGCGAATTGATGAAGGACAAAAAGGAACGCGCGCTGAAAATTGCCGAGCGCATGAACGAGCACTACCCCGCCGCCGAATGCGCGCTGCACTACTGGGGCGACCCGTTCAAGCTCACCATCGCCGTGCTGCTGTCGGCGCAAACCACCGACAAAGGCGTGAATAAAGTAACGCCGGCGCTGTGGGAGCGCTACCCCACGCCCGAAGCGCTTGCGCAAGCAGAAATCGCGGATGTCGAAAGCATCATCCGCACCATCGGTTTCTATCATGCTAAAGCCGCAAACTGCATCAAATGCGCACGCATGGTGGTAACGGAATTCGGCGGCGAAATCCCCCGCGATATGCAACTCATGCAGAAGCTGCCCGGCGTGGGCCGCAAAACCGCCAACGTAGTGCTGAATGAAGCATTCGGCATTGTTGAGGGTATTGCGGTGGACACGCACGTGTTCCGCATCGCGCACAAACTGAAGCTGGTAGGCCCCTCGGCGGACACGCCGCAGAAAACGGAAACAGCGCTGCTGAAACTATACCCGCGCGATTATTGGGGCCCCATCAACCACCAGTGGGTGCTGTTCGGTCGCGAAACGTGCATCGCACGACGTCCGAAATGCGAGACATGCTTTCTCTCAGATCTCTGCCCCAGCGCCGGCAAAAAGTAA
- a CDS encoding HhH-GPD family protein, translating into MARKDIEELAASAVWPAGAALSQQEFCAHVRSEGTRLYRDLPWRGIDDAYGVLVSEVMLQQTQVKRVLGRWEHFMGMFPTPDALAAAAPADVLAEWQGLGYNRRALALKRAAEECSQHHAGALPVGVDALQQLPGIGPATAAGITAFARNQRAVYIETNVRTVFLHLLFPDEEAVPDKQLEPLVAACCPPAGQVRAWYYALLDVGAHLKSQVTNPSRRSAHYTRQSAFEGSRRQKRAELVRIVLACPGIALGQAAKRLDAEERAAGRDAVDPQLFASIVADLTREGFFREEDGKLFA; encoded by the coding sequence GTGGCCCGCAAGGATATCGAGGAATTGGCAGCGTCCGCGGTGTGGCCCGCGGGCGCTGCTTTGTCGCAGCAGGAGTTTTGCGCGCACGTGCGCTCCGAGGGCACGCGCCTGTACCGCGATTTGCCCTGGCGGGGAATCGACGATGCCTACGGGGTGCTGGTCAGCGAAGTGATGCTGCAGCAAACCCAGGTCAAGCGCGTGTTGGGGCGCTGGGAACACTTCATGGGCATGTTCCCCACGCCCGATGCGCTGGCTGCGGCGGCGCCGGCCGACGTGCTGGCCGAGTGGCAGGGGCTTGGCTACAACCGCCGCGCTTTGGCGCTGAAGCGCGCGGCCGAGGAGTGCTCGCAGCACCACGCCGGCGCGCTGCCAGTGGGCGTTGACGCGCTGCAGCAGCTTCCCGGCATCGGGCCGGCAACGGCGGCGGGCATCACGGCGTTCGCGCGCAACCAGCGCGCCGTGTACATCGAGACGAACGTGCGCACGGTGTTTTTACACCTGCTGTTTCCCGATGAAGAGGCCGTGCCCGACAAGCAGCTTGAGCCGCTGGTGGCGGCGTGCTGCCCGCCGGCGGGGCAGGTTCGCGCGTGGTATTACGCGCTGCTTGACGTGGGTGCGCACCTGAAGTCCCAGGTCACTAACCCGTCAAGGCGCAGTGCGCACTATACGCGCCAGTCGGCGTTCGAAGGGTCGCGCCGCCAGAAGCGCGCCGAGCTGGTGCGCATCGTGCTGGCGTGCCCGGGCATAGCGCTTGGGCAGGCGGCGAAGCGCCTTGACGCCGAAGAGCGCGCCGCCGGGCGCGACGCGGTGGACCCGCAGCTGTTCGCATCCATCGTGGCGGATTTGACGCGCGAAGGGTTTTTCCGCGAAGAAGACGGAAAGCTGTTCGCGTGA
- a CDS encoding manganese efflux pump MntP — MGFVELFLIGVGLSMDAFAVSICKGLGMSRLNMRQAAVISLFFGGFQALMPLIGWALGSQLADFITPIDHWIAFGLLAFVGGKMLWDAFYEDDEAEGVQTDEKLDLKELLMLAIATSIDALAVGITFAFLQAAIVPSITIIGLTTFVISFVGVAVGHFFGARFEKPATIVGGVVLILIGVKILLEHLGVIAF, encoded by the coding sequence GTGGGTTTCGTTGAGTTGTTTTTGATCGGCGTGGGGCTGTCTATGGACGCGTTCGCCGTTTCCATCTGCAAGGGTTTGGGCATGAGCAGGCTGAACATGCGCCAGGCGGCGGTCATCTCGCTGTTTTTCGGCGGGTTCCAGGCGCTTATGCCGCTTATCGGCTGGGCGCTGGGAAGTCAGCTGGCCGATTTCATTACGCCGATCGACCACTGGATTGCGTTCGGCCTGTTGGCGTTCGTGGGCGGCAAGATGCTGTGGGACGCCTTCTACGAAGACGACGAGGCCGAAGGCGTCCAAACCGACGAGAAGCTTGACCTCAAAGAGCTGCTGATGCTGGCCATCGCCACGTCCATCGACGCGCTTGCCGTGGGCATCACGTTCGCGTTTCTGCAGGCGGCAATCGTGCCGTCTATCACCATCATCGGCCTGACCACGTTCGTCATCAGCTTCGTCGGCGTTGCCGTGGGGCACTTCTTCGGCGCCCGTTTCGAAAAGCCCGCCACCATCGTCGGCGGCGTGGTGCTGATTTTGATCGGCGTGAAGATTCTGCTGGAGCATTTGGGAGTTATTGCGTTTTAG
- a CDS encoding nickel-dependent hydrogenase large subunit produces MTRSVIDPVTRIEGHLRVEMEVENGKVSDAWVSGGCFRGIELVVENRTPEDAAQIVQRICGVCPVSHAHASSIAAEKAYGITISNNARIIRNILEGAQFLHSHILWFYNLAGLDYVNPLNALKANPADAMDLARAAGTSTNSDFIALKEHLSQFAENGQLSIFSGNWFDAEDGTGFKLPPELDLICTAHYLEALGMQAKASQISALLGGKMPHVMTLRPGGTAFVPTDQKLDDLKALVDELYTWIEATMIPDVLAIAPYYTDALQWGKGPGRYIAWGVFEREDFKMANRYLPSGVLDENLNLTDPDEKAIAEWVGRSWYKGSETYQAPNFTTEPEYTDYDVNDRYTWVKCPSYNGNSMEATSLSRILAAYKRNVPFVKEHVDAFLEALGHPGDLSIAQSTLGRTAIRQIETLYIATCMKEWVDELIEAVKSGDSEYFRAPSTTTGDGTGFWEAPRGALYHSESVKDGKIQGYQIIIPSTWNLAPKNEKGQHGPLEEALIGVPVGDIEKPINALRTVHSFDPCTACSVHISEPATGKRFETVTSPWGVK; encoded by the coding sequence ATGACGCGTTCCGTAATCGATCCCGTAACCCGTATCGAGGGCCATCTGCGCGTAGAGATGGAAGTTGAGAACGGCAAGGTTTCCGACGCCTGGGTTTCCGGTGGCTGCTTCCGCGGCATCGAGCTGGTCGTCGAGAACCGCACGCCCGAAGACGCTGCCCAGATCGTGCAGCGCATCTGCGGTGTGTGCCCGGTGTCCCACGCCCATGCCAGCTCCATTGCTGCTGAGAAGGCCTATGGCATCACCATCTCCAACAACGCCCGCATCATCCGCAACATCCTTGAAGGCGCCCAGTTCCTGCACAGCCACATCCTGTGGTTCTACAACCTGGCCGGCCTTGACTACGTCAACCCGCTGAACGCCCTGAAGGCCAACCCCGCCGACGCCATGGATTTGGCGCGCGCGGCCGGCACTTCCACGAACAGCGATTTCATCGCCCTGAAGGAGCATCTGTCCCAGTTCGCCGAGAACGGCCAGCTGTCCATCTTCAGCGGCAACTGGTTCGACGCTGAAGACGGCACCGGCTTCAAGCTGCCGCCCGAGCTCGACCTTATCTGCACGGCGCACTACCTGGAGGCCCTGGGCATGCAGGCCAAGGCTTCCCAGATTTCCGCGCTGCTTGGCGGCAAGATGCCCCACGTCATGACGCTGCGCCCCGGCGGCACCGCGTTCGTGCCCACCGACCAGAAGCTTGACGACCTCAAGGCGCTGGTCGACGAGCTGTACACGTGGATCGAAGCTACCATGATCCCCGACGTGCTGGCCATCGCGCCGTACTACACCGACGCCCTGCAGTGGGGCAAGGGCCCGGGCCGCTACATCGCCTGGGGCGTGTTCGAGCGCGAAGACTTCAAGATGGCGAACCGCTACCTGCCCTCCGGCGTGCTTGACGAGAACCTCAACCTCACCGACCCGGACGAGAAGGCCATCGCCGAATGGGTCGGCCGTTCTTGGTACAAGGGTTCGGAAACCTACCAGGCGCCGAACTTCACCACCGAGCCGGAGTACACCGACTACGACGTGAACGACCGCTACACGTGGGTAAAGTGCCCGTCGTACAACGGCAACTCGATGGAGGCCACCAGCCTTTCCCGTATCCTGGCCGCTTACAAGCGCAACGTCCCGTTCGTGAAGGAGCACGTCGACGCGTTCCTGGAGGCCCTGGGCCATCCGGGCGACCTGTCTATCGCGCAGTCCACGCTCGGCCGTACCGCTATCCGCCAGATCGAGACGCTCTACATCGCCACGTGCATGAAGGAATGGGTCGACGAGCTTATCGAGGCCGTGAAGTCCGGTGACTCCGAGTACTTCCGCGCTCCTTCCACCACCACGGGCGACGGCACGGGCTTCTGGGAGGCTCCGCGCGGCGCGCTTTACCACAGCGAGTCGGTCAAGGACGGCAAGATCCAGGGTTACCAGATCATCATTCCGTCCACGTGGAACTTGGCTCCGAAGAACGAGAAGGGTCAGCACGGCCCGCTCGAGGAGGCGCTGATCGGCGTGCCGGTGGGCGACATCGAAAAGCCCATCAACGCGCTGCGCACGGTGCATTCCTTCGACCCCTGCACGGCCTGCTCGGTGCACATTTCCGAGCCCGCCACGGGCAAGCGTTTCGAGACCGTCACGAGCCCTTGGGGGGTGAAGTAA
- a CDS encoding viscotoxin-A3: MAELTDEQIAAEERFLEGIPRWNIGALFLPPIWGPAHGFWATILFYPLWLFADNSFYAAYSQRTTLSMVLAVVVGVVLVTVTFLFARLSQPFAAHRAVARGVSKETYVRRERIWAVVCVVIGCVMIGFATWYNLMIRPGLGA; this comes from the coding sequence ATGGCTGAGTTGACTGATGAGCAGATTGCCGCTGAAGAGCGCTTTCTTGAGGGAATTCCGCGCTGGAACATCGGTGCGTTGTTTTTGCCGCCCATTTGGGGGCCGGCGCACGGTTTTTGGGCGACCATTTTGTTCTACCCGCTGTGGCTGTTCGCCGATAACTCGTTCTACGCGGCGTACTCGCAGCGGACGACGCTTTCGATGGTGCTGGCCGTTGTGGTTGGAGTGGTGTTGGTTACCGTGACGTTTTTGTTTGCGCGGCTCAGCCAGCCGTTTGCCGCGCATCGGGCGGTGGCGCGCGGCGTGTCGAAGGAGACGTACGTGCGCCGCGAGCGCATCTGGGCCGTGGTGTGCGTGGTGATCGGCTGCGTCATGATTGGGTTTGCCACCTGGTACAACCTGATGATTCGTCCCGGGTTGGGGGCGTAG
- a CDS encoding HAD family hydrolase — protein MHKKYFFFDYDGTLAAPLTQTIPASALEAIRRLRQAGHFVGLATGRLQANALDYVQSCGITTLVADGGNSVTLDGKLVWMESMPVGPCKDLLHRLDAQGIPWAVMTENVMRRYSRSEAFEMASSDAYAPTVVTPDLSIDSLSTIYKMFVPLAPEDEHVVDFGSVSHTRYDAQCVFCEPTDKSIGIKKLCDNIGAPYKDVVVFGDGYNDLNMFIPEWTSIAMGNGREPLKQKADYVTSRYDEDGILRAVEHFGWI, from the coding sequence ATGCATAAGAAGTATTTCTTCTTCGATTACGACGGCACCCTTGCGGCGCCTTTGACGCAGACCATTCCGGCTAGTGCCCTTGAAGCAATTCGGCGCTTGCGGCAGGCTGGCCATTTCGTTGGGTTGGCTACGGGCCGTCTTCAGGCGAACGCGCTTGATTACGTGCAATCGTGCGGTATCACCACGCTGGTTGCCGATGGCGGCAACTCCGTAACCCTTGATGGGAAGCTTGTTTGGATGGAAAGCATGCCGGTTGGTCCGTGCAAAGATTTGCTCCATCGACTTGATGCTCAGGGCATTCCTTGGGCTGTGATGACGGAAAACGTAATGCGCCGCTATAGCCGCAGTGAAGCGTTCGAAATGGCGTCTTCCGATGCCTATGCACCCACTGTTGTAACACCTGATTTGAGCATCGACTCGCTGTCGACTATCTACAAGATGTTCGTGCCCTTAGCGCCCGAAGACGAGCATGTGGTGGACTTCGGTTCTGTCTCTCATACGCGCTATGACGCACAGTGTGTCTTCTGCGAACCTACCGACAAATCTATAGGAATCAAGAAGCTGTGCGACAATATAGGAGCACCCTATAAAGACGTAGTTGTTTTCGGAGACGGCTATAATGACCTGAATATGTTCATTCCCGAGTGGACAAGCATCGCCATGGGCAATGGCAGGGAGCCGCTGAAGCAGAAGGCGGATTATGTAACTTCGCGCTATGACGAAGATGGAATCTTGCGCGCGGTGGAACATTTCGGTTGGATTTAA
- a CDS encoding cytochrome b/b6 domain-containing protein, giving the protein MAHLAHYREAHPLPFVITHWINLVAMILLIFTGFYIHYPFFWGFESMARGIHVFFGFVLFINCIARLIMAFIVKSSPTGGTRKQVTDYKTWLPQKDNLHQGPQWIKYYLFFKKDHPLAAKLGVPQKISYLLIPVLIILMFYTGCALWVPTADLPLFAAGTNLVGGLMSMRIIHYFMMFVFICFMFIHVYLANVEGIAPSLLMFFHKEHGGLVYDPDIHNIIGEDDLGHGEKH; this is encoded by the coding sequence ATGGCGCATTTGGCACACTATCGCGAGGCGCATCCGCTGCCGTTCGTTATCACGCACTGGATCAACCTTGTTGCCATGATCCTGCTGATTTTCACGGGCTTCTACATTCACTACCCGTTCTTCTGGGGTTTTGAGTCCATGGCTCGCGGCATTCACGTGTTCTTCGGCTTCGTGCTGTTCATCAACTGCATCGCGCGTCTGATCATGGCCTTCATCGTGAAGTCCTCGCCGACTGGCGGCACCCGCAAGCAGGTGACCGACTACAAGACGTGGCTTCCTCAGAAGGACAACCTGCATCAGGGCCCGCAGTGGATCAAGTACTACCTGTTCTTCAAGAAGGATCACCCGCTGGCTGCTAAGCTGGGCGTTCCGCAGAAGATCAGCTACCTGCTTATCCCCGTGCTCATCATCCTGATGTTCTACACGGGCTGCGCTCTGTGGGTGCCCACGGCTGATCTGCCGCTGTTCGCTGCCGGCACCAACCTGGTGGGCGGGCTTATGAGCATGCGCATTATCCACTACTTCATGATGTTCGTGTTCATCTGCTTCATGTTCATCCACGTGTACCTGGCCAACGTCGAAGGCATTGCCCCGTCGCTGCTCATGTTCTTCCATAAGGAGCATGGCGGCCTGGTGTACGACCCCGATATCCACAACATCATCGGTGAGGACGATCTGGGTCACGGCGAGAAGCACTAG